Proteins encoded in a region of the Zea mays cultivar B73 chromosome 4, Zm-B73-REFERENCE-NAM-5.0, whole genome shotgun sequence genome:
- the LOC109943286 gene encoding growth-regulating factor 1-like, whose product MRRNLGFCYAKSAGRKASARAAPRASESSTHVAVPWSADRMAPPVSDPVSLRCSTCFLKPRYNAYGTRSFADQLVLEAMDPSSSMENPCHHRLPPSQSSSFALSSYPQLGARLSDLGQQQQGTVSSLPKTERQPQPQQQPLSFLGRSDLAAMDSAASAKQEEEECQTLRPFFDDEWPRARASSWPGIPGENASFPSATAQLSMSMSTPIACSEFPVAWSAPRRRSNG is encoded by the exons ATGCGGAGGAATCTCGGCTTCTGTTACGCGAAGTCCGCGGGGAGGAAGGCTTCCGCCAGGGCGGCCCCACGCGCCAGCGAGAGCTCGACCCATGTCGCTGTTCCGTGGAGCGCTGACCGCATGGCCCCTCCTGTCAGCGATCCTGTGAG TTTGCGGTGTTCAACCTGCTTTCTGAAACCCAGGTACAATGCCTACGGAACGAGGTCGTTCGCGGACCAGCTGGTTCTAGAAGCCATGGACCCATCATCATCCATGGAGAACCCGTGCCATCATCGCCTCCCGCCGTCTCAAAGCTCGTCGTTCGCTCTCTCGAGCTACCCGCAGCTCGGGGCGCGGCTGAGCGACCTGGGCCAGCAGCAGCAGGGCACGGTGAGCTCGCTGCCGAAGACGGAGAGGCAGCCGCAGCCGCAGCAGCAGCCGCTCTCCTTCCTAGGGAGGAGCGACTTGGCGGCCATGGACTCCGCCGCGTCCGCGAAGCAGGAGGAGGAGGAGTGCCAGACGCTGCGGCCCTTCTTCGACGACGAGTGGCCCAGGGCGAGGGCCTCCTCCTGGCCGGGCATCCCTGGCGAGAACGCCTCGTTCCCGTCGGCAACGGCCCAGTTGTCCATGTCCATGTCCACACCCATCGCGTGCTCGGAGTTCCCCGTGGCGTGGTCAGCTCCCAGGCGCCGGTCGAATGGTTAA